A portion of the Malania oleifera isolate guangnan ecotype guangnan chromosome 3, ASM2987363v1, whole genome shotgun sequence genome contains these proteins:
- the LOC131152223 gene encoding uncharacterized protein LOC131152223 isoform X2: MAFEDSYKRGFKDNSSIMEDVQLTTKWEDVICPICLDFPHNGVLLQCSSYEKGCRPFVCDTDHLHSNCLDRFKNAYGISSDFKSPSAPAPMDSIQSTSLEDNGRPSCPLCRGEVTGWVIVDKARVHLDEKKRSCEEDQCSFTGNYLELQEHAQLEHPHAQPSKVDPARQLDWENFQQSSEIVDVLSTIHSEIPRGVVLGDYVIEYGDDETGDEFDDFPGDEGNWWTSCILYQVFDNFRTSRNRRRSRVSDTRRGGRRSSYDASNSDEGSVTSVEFPEYRIDETDDEFMSSSAPSRSSGSSRSSGHRSSRRRRSRFYDN; encoded by the exons ATGGCTTTTGAAGATTCCTATAAAAGAGGGTTCAAGGACAACAGTTCTATTATGGAAGATGTTCAGTTGACCACCAAGTGGGAAGATGTGATTTGTCCTATATGCTTGGATTTCCCTCACAATGGTGTACTCCTCCAGTGCTCATCATATGAGAAAGGATGCCGCCCTTTTGTGTGTGACACAGACCACTTGCACTCAAATTGCCTTGACCGTTTCAAAAATGCCTATGGAATTTCATCTGATTTTAAATCCCCTTCAGCACCCGCTCCCATGGATAGCATCCAGTCAACATCATTAGAAGACAATGGCAGGCCAAGCTGTCCTTTGTGTAGAGGGGAAGTCACTGGGTGGGTTATTGTTGATAAGGCACGTGTACATTTGGATGAGAAAAAGCGTTCTTGTGAAGAGGATCAATGTTCCTTTACAGGAAACTACCTGGAACTTCAAGAACATGCTCAACTAGAGCACCCTCATGCTCAACCATCAAAGGTAGATCCTGCTCGGCAACTGGATTGGGAGAATTTCCAGCAATCCTCAGAGATAGTAGATGTTTTGAGCACTATCCATTCAGAAATTCCACGTGGGGTGGTTTTGGGCGATTATGTGATTGAATATGGAGATGATGAAACTGGAGATGAGTTTGATGACTTTCCAGGGGATGAAGGCAACTGGTGGACATCATGTATCTTGTATCAGGTATTTGATAATTTTAGGACTTCTAGAAACAGAAGAAGGTCAAGAGTCAGTGATACAAGAAGAGGAGGTCGTCGATCAAGTTATGATGCTTCAAATTCTGATGAGGGTTCTGTGACTTCTGTGGAATTTCCCGAGTACAGAATTGATGAGACAGATGATGAGTTTATGAGTTCAAGTGCCCCTTCTAGGAGCAGTGGTTCTTCAAGGAGTAGTGGTCATCGCAG TTCTCGAAGACGGCGTTCCCGCTTCTATGACAACTAG
- the LOC131152223 gene encoding uncharacterized protein LOC131152223 isoform X1 produces MAFEDSYKRGFKDNSSIMEDVQLTTKWEDVICPICLDFPHNGVLLQCSSYEKGCRPFVCDTDHLHSNCLDRFKNAYGISSDFKSPSAPAPMDSIQSTSLEDNGRPSCPLCRGEVTGWVIVDKARVHLDEKKRSCEEDQCSFTGNYLELQEHAQLEHPHAQPSKVDPARQLDWENFQQSSEIVDVLSTIHSEIPRGVVLGDYVIEYGDDETGDEFDDFPGDEGNWWTSCILYQVFDNFRTSRNRRRSRVSDTRRGGRRSSYDASNSDEGSVTSVEFPEYRIDETDDEFMSSSAPSRSSGSSRSSGHRRSVRPFPPPCILGQLSCLFSCSLVS; encoded by the coding sequence ATGGCTTTTGAAGATTCCTATAAAAGAGGGTTCAAGGACAACAGTTCTATTATGGAAGATGTTCAGTTGACCACCAAGTGGGAAGATGTGATTTGTCCTATATGCTTGGATTTCCCTCACAATGGTGTACTCCTCCAGTGCTCATCATATGAGAAAGGATGCCGCCCTTTTGTGTGTGACACAGACCACTTGCACTCAAATTGCCTTGACCGTTTCAAAAATGCCTATGGAATTTCATCTGATTTTAAATCCCCTTCAGCACCCGCTCCCATGGATAGCATCCAGTCAACATCATTAGAAGACAATGGCAGGCCAAGCTGTCCTTTGTGTAGAGGGGAAGTCACTGGGTGGGTTATTGTTGATAAGGCACGTGTACATTTGGATGAGAAAAAGCGTTCTTGTGAAGAGGATCAATGTTCCTTTACAGGAAACTACCTGGAACTTCAAGAACATGCTCAACTAGAGCACCCTCATGCTCAACCATCAAAGGTAGATCCTGCTCGGCAACTGGATTGGGAGAATTTCCAGCAATCCTCAGAGATAGTAGATGTTTTGAGCACTATCCATTCAGAAATTCCACGTGGGGTGGTTTTGGGCGATTATGTGATTGAATATGGAGATGATGAAACTGGAGATGAGTTTGATGACTTTCCAGGGGATGAAGGCAACTGGTGGACATCATGTATCTTGTATCAGGTATTTGATAATTTTAGGACTTCTAGAAACAGAAGAAGGTCAAGAGTCAGTGATACAAGAAGAGGAGGTCGTCGATCAAGTTATGATGCTTCAAATTCTGATGAGGGTTCTGTGACTTCTGTGGAATTTCCCGAGTACAGAATTGATGAGACAGATGATGAGTTTATGAGTTCAAGTGCCCCTTCTAGGAGCAGTGGTTCTTCAAGGAGTAGTGGTCATCGCAGGTCAGTACGGCCTTTCCCTCCCCCCTGCATCCTGGGGCAGCTTTCCTGTTTGTTTTCATGTTCACTTGTCTCTTGA
- the LOC131152223 gene encoding uncharacterized protein LOC131152223 isoform X4, whose product MEDVQLTTKWEDVICPICLDFPHNGVLLQCSSYEKGCRPFVCDTDHLHSNCLDRFKNAYGISSDFKSPSAPAPMDSIQSTSLEDNGRPSCPLCRGEVTGWVIVDKARVHLDEKKRSCEEDQCSFTGNYLELQEHAQLEHPHAQPSKVDPARQLDWENFQQSSEIVDVLSTIHSEIPRGVVLGDYVIEYGDDETGDEFDDFPGDEGNWWTSCILYQVFDNFRTSRNRRRSRVSDTRRGGRRSSYDASNSDEGSVTSVEFPEYRIDETDDEFMSSSAPSRSSGSSRSSGHRSSRRRRSRFYDN is encoded by the exons ATGGAAGATGTTCAGTTGACCACCAAGTGGGAAGATGTGATTTGTCCTATATGCTTGGATTTCCCTCACAATGGTGTACTCCTCCAGTGCTCATCATATGAGAAAGGATGCCGCCCTTTTGTGTGTGACACAGACCACTTGCACTCAAATTGCCTTGACCGTTTCAAAAATGCCTATGGAATTTCATCTGATTTTAAATCCCCTTCAGCACCCGCTCCCATGGATAGCATCCAGTCAACATCATTAGAAGACAATGGCAGGCCAAGCTGTCCTTTGTGTAGAGGGGAAGTCACTGGGTGGGTTATTGTTGATAAGGCACGTGTACATTTGGATGAGAAAAAGCGTTCTTGTGAAGAGGATCAATGTTCCTTTACAGGAAACTACCTGGAACTTCAAGAACATGCTCAACTAGAGCACCCTCATGCTCAACCATCAAAGGTAGATCCTGCTCGGCAACTGGATTGGGAGAATTTCCAGCAATCCTCAGAGATAGTAGATGTTTTGAGCACTATCCATTCAGAAATTCCACGTGGGGTGGTTTTGGGCGATTATGTGATTGAATATGGAGATGATGAAACTGGAGATGAGTTTGATGACTTTCCAGGGGATGAAGGCAACTGGTGGACATCATGTATCTTGTATCAGGTATTTGATAATTTTAGGACTTCTAGAAACAGAAGAAGGTCAAGAGTCAGTGATACAAGAAGAGGAGGTCGTCGATCAAGTTATGATGCTTCAAATTCTGATGAGGGTTCTGTGACTTCTGTGGAATTTCCCGAGTACAGAATTGATGAGACAGATGATGAGTTTATGAGTTCAAGTGCCCCTTCTAGGAGCAGTGGTTCTTCAAGGAGTAGTGGTCATCGCAG TTCTCGAAGACGGCGTTCCCGCTTCTATGACAACTAG
- the LOC131152223 gene encoding uncharacterized protein LOC131152223 isoform X3, protein MEDVQLTTKWEDVICPICLDFPHNGVLLQCSSYEKGCRPFVCDTDHLHSNCLDRFKNAYGISSDFKSPSAPAPMDSIQSTSLEDNGRPSCPLCRGEVTGWVIVDKARVHLDEKKRSCEEDQCSFTGNYLELQEHAQLEHPHAQPSKVDPARQLDWENFQQSSEIVDVLSTIHSEIPRGVVLGDYVIEYGDDETGDEFDDFPGDEGNWWTSCILYQVFDNFRTSRNRRRSRVSDTRRGGRRSSYDASNSDEGSVTSVEFPEYRIDETDDEFMSSSAPSRSSGSSRSSGHRRSVRPFPPPCILGQLSCLFSCSLVS, encoded by the coding sequence ATGGAAGATGTTCAGTTGACCACCAAGTGGGAAGATGTGATTTGTCCTATATGCTTGGATTTCCCTCACAATGGTGTACTCCTCCAGTGCTCATCATATGAGAAAGGATGCCGCCCTTTTGTGTGTGACACAGACCACTTGCACTCAAATTGCCTTGACCGTTTCAAAAATGCCTATGGAATTTCATCTGATTTTAAATCCCCTTCAGCACCCGCTCCCATGGATAGCATCCAGTCAACATCATTAGAAGACAATGGCAGGCCAAGCTGTCCTTTGTGTAGAGGGGAAGTCACTGGGTGGGTTATTGTTGATAAGGCACGTGTACATTTGGATGAGAAAAAGCGTTCTTGTGAAGAGGATCAATGTTCCTTTACAGGAAACTACCTGGAACTTCAAGAACATGCTCAACTAGAGCACCCTCATGCTCAACCATCAAAGGTAGATCCTGCTCGGCAACTGGATTGGGAGAATTTCCAGCAATCCTCAGAGATAGTAGATGTTTTGAGCACTATCCATTCAGAAATTCCACGTGGGGTGGTTTTGGGCGATTATGTGATTGAATATGGAGATGATGAAACTGGAGATGAGTTTGATGACTTTCCAGGGGATGAAGGCAACTGGTGGACATCATGTATCTTGTATCAGGTATTTGATAATTTTAGGACTTCTAGAAACAGAAGAAGGTCAAGAGTCAGTGATACAAGAAGAGGAGGTCGTCGATCAAGTTATGATGCTTCAAATTCTGATGAGGGTTCTGTGACTTCTGTGGAATTTCCCGAGTACAGAATTGATGAGACAGATGATGAGTTTATGAGTTCAAGTGCCCCTTCTAGGAGCAGTGGTTCTTCAAGGAGTAGTGGTCATCGCAGGTCAGTACGGCCTTTCCCTCCCCCCTGCATCCTGGGGCAGCTTTCCTGTTTGTTTTCATGTTCACTTGTCTCTTGA
- the LOC131152225 gene encoding cytoplasmic 60S subunit biogenesis factor REI1 homolog 1 has protein sequence MKSPIKIRWLLKHVTFSSLPPTDRIFIALLTFLPFLLPLVFQRQSELSISIIDKRGREKMPGLTCNACNKEFQNDAEQKLHYKSEWHRYNLKRKVAGVPGVTETLFLARQSALAEEKNKLSETPMLYTCGLCGKGYRSSKAHAEHLKSRAHILRASQGSNHQDGGNVIIKPFTRREKKLPSQREADNEESEDEWEEVNPEDSISEATKSLNGLNVNDLVSDDEMNEEDDDGSEYENELDPSCCFMCDQEHENIESCMVHMHKQHGFFIPDVEYLKDPKGLLTYLALKVKKDFMCLYCNDRCHPFNSLEAVRKHMAAKSHCKVHYGDGDDGEEAELEEFYDYSSSYVDGEGKQLVALDDMSNTVGLGSGGSELVITTKTSNGISTKTLGSREYMRYYRQKPRPSPTNAIAITAALAARYRSMGLATVQPREQMVRMKVMKEMNRSGVEAMRSKMGMKSNVIRNLPKNVPY, from the exons ATGAAGAGCCCAATTAAGATAAGATGGCTGCTAAAGCACGTAACTTTTTCAAGCTTACCACCGACAGACCGAATATTTATAGCCCTCCTCACCTTCCTCCCATTTCTTCTTCCCCTCGTTTTTCAACGTCAATCCGAGCTCAGTATCTCAATCATagataagagagggagagagaaaatgCCAGGGCTCACCTGCAACGCTTGCAACAAGGAGTTCCAAAACGATGCCGAGCAGAAGCTCCATTACAAGTCCGAATGGCACCGCTACAATCTCAAAAGAAAG GTTGCTGGGGTTCCTGGGGTAACAGAAACACTATTTCTAGCTAGACAATCTGCCCTGGCTGAAGAGAAGAATAAGTTGAGTGAGACCCCTATGCTATATACCTGTGGTCTTTGTGGTAAAGGATATAGAAGTTCCAAGGCTCATGCAGAGCATCTCAAATCACGAGCTCATATTTTGCGAGCTTCTCAAGGATCAAATCATCAGGATGGGGGAAATGTAATAATCAAGCCATTCACACGCCGTGAAAAGAAGCTACCTTCTCAAAGGGAGGCAGACAATGAAGAAAGTGAAGATGAGTGGGAGGAGGTGAACCCAGAGGACTCGATTAGTGAGGCCACTAAGTCTTTGAATGGTTTGAATGTAAATGATTTGGTGTCTGATGATGAGATGAATGAGGAAGATGATGATGGCAGCGAGTATGAAAATGAGTTGGATCCATCCTGTTGCTTTATGTGCGATCAAGAGCATGAGAATATAGAAAGTTGCATGGTTCACATGCACAAGCAGCATGGCTTCTTCATTCCTGATGTTGAGTATCTTAAGGATCCAAAAGGCCTACTTACCTATCTTGCTCTTAAG GTCAAAAAGGATTTCATGTGTTTGTACTGCAACGATAGGTGTCATCCGTTCAACAGCTTGGAAGCAGTAAGAAAGCATATGGCAGCAAAAAGTCATTGTAAAGTTCATTATGGTGATGGCGATGATGGTGAAGAAGCAGAGTTGGAAGAATTCTATGATTACAGTAGCAG TTACGTTGATGGTGAAGGCAAACAACTTGTTGCATTGGATGATATGAGCAACACTGTGGGACTTGGAAGTGGCGGTTCTGAGCTTGTCATAACCACGAAAACTAGTAATGGTATCTCGACGAAAACACTTGGATCCCGAGAATATATGCGGTATTACCGCCAGAAGCCACGCCCTTCCCCGACAAATGCTATTGCAATCACTGCTGCCTTGGCTGCCAG GTACAGGAGCATGGGGTTGGCAACCGTGCAACCAAGGGAACAAATGGTGAGGATGAAGGTGATGAAGGAGATGAACCGGTCAGGGGTGGAGGCCATGCGCAGTAAGATGGGCATGAAGAGCAATGTCATTCGGAACCTTCCTAAGAATGTCCCCTATTAG